The following proteins are encoded in a genomic region of Triticum dicoccoides isolate Atlit2015 ecotype Zavitan chromosome 1B, WEW_v2.0, whole genome shotgun sequence:
- the LOC119343267 gene encoding 1-deoxy-D-xylulose-5-phosphate synthase 1, chloroplastic-like, which translates to MALSSTFSLPRGFLGVLPQEHHFAPAVELQAKPLKTPRRRSSGISASLSEREAEYHSQRPPTPLLDTVNYPIHMKNLSLKELQQLSDELRSDVIFHVSKTGGHLGSSLGVVELTVALHYVFNTPQDKLLWDVGHQSYPHKILTGRRDKMPTMRQTNGLSGFVKRSESEYDSFGTGHSSTTISAALGMAVGRDLKGAKNNVVAVIGDGAMTAGQAYEAMNNAGYLDSDMIVILNDNKQVSLPTATLDGPAPPVGALSGALSKLQSSRPLRELREVAKGVTKQIGGSVHEIAAKVDEYARGMISGSGSSLFEELGLYYIGPVDGHNIDDLITILREVKGTKTTGPVLIHVITEKGRGYPYAERASDKYHGVAKFDPATGRQFKVPAKTLSYTNYFAEALIAEAEQDSKIVAIHAAMGGGTGLNYFLRRFPNRCFDVGIAEQHAVTFAAGLACEGLKPFCAIYSSFLQRGYDQVVHDVDLQKLPVRFAMDRAGLVGADGPTHCGAFDVAFMACLPNMVVMAPSDEAELLNMVATAAAIDDRPSCFRYPRGNGIGVPLPENYKGTAIEVGKGRIMIEGERVALLGYGSAVQYCMAASSIVAHHGLRVTVADARFCKPLDHALIRSLAKSHEVIITVEEGSIGGFGSHVAQFMALDGLLDGKLKWRPVVLPDKYIDHGSPADQLVEAGLTPSHIAATVFNILGQAREALAIMTVQNA; encoded by the exons ATGGCGCTCTCGTCGACCTTCTCCCTCCCGCGGGGCTTCCTCGGCGTGCTGCCTCAGGAGCACCATTTCGCTCCCGCCGTCGAGCTCCAGGCCAAGCCGCTCAAG ACGCCGAGGAGGAGGTCGTCCGGCATTTCTGCGTCGCTGTCGGAGAGGGAAGCAGAGTACCACTCGCAGCGGCCGCCGACGCCGCTGCTGGACACCGTGAACTACCCCATCCACATGAAGAACCTGTCCCTCAAGGAGCTGCAGCAGCTCTCCGACGAGCTGCGCTCCGACGTCATCTTCCACGTCTCCAAGACCGGCGGCCACCTCGGGTCCAGCCTCGGCGTCGTCGAGCTCACCGTCGCGCTGCACTACGTCTTCAACACCCCGCAGGACAAGCTCCTCTGGGACGTCGGCCACCAG TCGTACCCGCACAAGATTCTGACGGGGCGGCGCGATAAGATGCCGACGATGCGGCAGACCAACGGCCTGTCCGGCTTCGTCAAGCGCTCCGAGAGCGAGTACGACAGCTTCGGCACCGGCCACAGCTCCACCACCATCTCCGCCGCCCTCG GGATGGCCGTCGGGAGGGACCTCAAGGGCGCGAAGAACAACGTGGTGGCGGTGATTGGGGACGGGGCCATGACGGCCGGGCAGGCGTACGAGGCGATGAACAACGCCGGCTACCTCGACTCGGACAtgatcgtgatcctcaacgacaacAAGCAGGTGTCGCTGCCGACGGCGACGCTCGACGGGCCGGCGCCGCCCGTGGGCGCGCTCAGCGGCGCCCTCAGCAAGCTGCAGTCCAGCCGGCCGCTCAGGGAGCTGAGGGAGGTGGCCAAG GGAGTGACGAAGCAAATCGGCGGGTCGGTGCACGAGATCGCGGCCAAGGTGGACGAGTACGCCCGCGGCATGATCAGCGGCTCCGGGTCGTCGCTCTTCGAGGAGCTCGGGCTGTATTACATCGGCCCCGTCGACGGCCACAACATTGACGACCTCATCACCATCCTTCGGGAGGTCAAGGGCACCAAGACCACCGGGCCGGTGCTCATCCATGTCATCACCGAGAAAGGCCGCGGCTACCCCTACGCCGAGCGAGCCTCCGACAAGTACCACG GCGTGGCCAAGTTCGATCCGGCGACGGGGAGGCAGTTCAAGGTCCCGGCCAAGACGCTGTCCTACACCAACTACTTCGCGGAGGCGCTCATAGCCGAGGCGGAGCAGGACAGCAAGATCGTGGCAATCCACGCGGCCATGGGGGGCGGCACGGGGCTCAACTACTTCCTCCGCCGCTTCCCCAACCGGTGCTTCGACGTCGGGATCGCTGAACAGCACGCCGTAACCTTCGCGGCCGGCCTGGCCTGCGAGGGGCTCAAGCCCTTCTGCGCCATCTACTCCTCTTTCCTGCAGAGAGGCTACGACCAGGTCGTGCACGACGTGGACCTCCAGAAGCTCCCGGTGAGGTTCGCCATGGACAGGGCGGGGCTGGTCGGCGCCGACGGGCCCACCCACTGCGGGGCCTTCGACGTGGCGTTCATGGCGTGCCTACCCAACATGGTCGTCATGGCCCCGTCCGACGAGGCCGAGCTGCTGAACATGGTGGCCACCGCGGCGGCCATCGACGACCGCCCCTCGTGCTTCCGCTATCCGAGGGGCAACGGCATCGGCGTCCCGTTGCCGGAAAACTACAAAGGCACCGCCATCGAG GTCGGCAAAGGCAGGATCATGATCGAGGGCGAGAGGGTGGCGCTGCTGGGGTACGGGTCGGCGGTGCAGTACTGCATGGCCGCCTCGTCCATCGTGGCGCACCACGGCCTCAGGGTCACCGTCGCCGACGCCAGGTTCTGCAAGCCGTTGGACCACGCCCTCATCAGGAGCCTCGCCAAGTCCCACGAGGTGATCATCACCGTCGAGGAAGGCTCCATCGGCGGCTTCGGTTCACACGTGGCTCAGTTCATGGCCCTGGATGGCCTTCTGGACGGCAAACTTAAG TGGCGGCCGGTGGTGCTTCCCGACAAGTACATCGACCATGGATCACCGGCCGATCAGCTGGTGGAAGCCGGGCTGACGCCGTCGCACATCGCCGCGACGGTGTTCAACATCCTGGGGCAGGCAAGAGAGGCCCTCGCCATCATGACGGTGCAGAATGCCTAG
- the LOC119307245 gene encoding GMP synthase [glutamine-hydrolyzing]-like — protein MGSASASSLPTSAGAGENLVLILDFGSQYTQLITRRVRQLGVLSLCVSGTAPLSSLTGLRPRAVILSGGPHSVHASGAPSFPEGFLDFAAEAGAHVLGVCYGMQLLVQSLGGAVEAGERQEYGDMEVETTATSSALYGENGVGNRQSVWMSHGDEVVRLPQGFEVVARSVQGAIAAIEHREKRFYGLQYHPEVTHSTQGKETLRRFLFDVCGIKADWKIQDVLDEEIKNIKSMVGTDEHVICALSGGVDSTVAATLVHNAIGDRLHCVFVDNGLLRYKEKERVMSTFNSDLHLPVTCIDASEQFLSKLKGVKDPEMKRKIVGKEFIAVFDEFAHMLEQQTGKRLEYLVQGTLYPDVIESCPPPGSGMTHSHTIKSHHNVGGLPEDMKLKLIEPLKLLFKDEVRKLGSILNIPESFLKRHPFPGPGLAVRIPSGDVTEGNALEVLRQADEIYVQAIRDAGLYDTIWQAFAVLLPVETVGVQGDQRTYGYPVILKAITSEDGMTADWYYFERKFLADVSNRICNNVRGVNRVCLEITSKPPATVEWE, from the exons ATgggctccgcctccgcctcctcgctCCCGACATCCGCCGGCGCTGGCGAGAACTTGGTCCTCATTCTCGACTTCGGCTCGCAGTACACCCAGCTCATCACCCGCCGCGTCCGGCAGCTGGGAGTCCTCTCACTGTGCGTCTCCGGCACCGCGCCGCTCTCCTCCCTCACCGGGCTACGTCCCCGCGCCGTCATACTCTCCGGCGGACCCCACTCCGTCCACGCCTCGGGCGCGCCCTCCTTCCCTGAGGGATTCCTCGATTTCGCTGCCGAAGCGGGCGCGCATGTTCTGGGCGTGTGCTACGGTATGCAGCTCCTAGTTCAGTCCCTCGGCGGCGCCGTCGAGGCTGGCGAGCGGCAGGAGTACGGCGATATGGAGGTAGAGACTACTGCGACGTCCTCCGCGCTGTACGGCGAGAACGGGGTGGGGAACAGACAGTCGGTGTGGATGAGCCACGGCGACGAGGTGGTCAGACTGCCTCAGGGGTTCGAGGTTGTGGCACGAAGTGTGCAGGGCGCAATCGCAGCCATCGAGCATCGGGAGAAGCGTTTTTATGGACTCCAGTACCACCCGGAG GTGACACATTCGACCCAAGGAAAGGAAACACTGCGCCGCTTTCTTTTTGATGTTTGTGGGATTAAAGCTGACTGGAAGATTCAGGATGTGCTGGATGAGGAAattaagaacatcaaaagtatggtcGGGACTGATGAACATGTGATTTGCGCGTTATCAGGAGGAGTTGATTCGACAGTTGCAGCCACACTCGTTCATAACGCAATAGGTGATAGGCTTCATTGTGTTTTTGTTGACAATGGTCTATTGAG ATACAAGGAGAAGGAACGAGTAATGTCAACCTTCAATAGTGACTTGCACCTTCCTGTCACATGTATTGATGCCTCGGAGCAATTTCTTAGCAAGTTAAAAGGAGTCAAAGACCCAGAGATGAAAAGAAAGATTGTTGGCAAAGAATTCATAGCTGTCTTTGATGAATTTGCTCACATGTTAGAACAACAGACAGGAAAAAGACTTGAATATTTAGTTCAAGGAACATTATACCCTGATGTGATTGAATCATGCCCACCCCCTGGGAGTGGTATGACACATTCCCACACCATCAAAAGCCATCACAATGTAGGTGGTCTTCCTGAAGATATGAAATTGAAGCTCATTGAACCACTCAAGCTCCTATTTAAGGATGAG GTGCGGAAGTTGGGCAGTATCTTAAATATCCCAGAGTCATTCTTAAAGCGACATCCATTTCCCGGGCCTGGTCTTGCTGTACGTATCCCATCAGGTGATGTTACAGAAGGCAATGCTTTGGAGGTTCTTCGTCAG GCGGATGAGATATATGTTCAAGCCATTAGAGATGCAGGACTCTATGATACAATTTGGCAAGCTTTTGCTGTGCTTTTGCCTGTCGAAACAGTTGGGGTCCAGGGTGACCAGAGAACTTACGGCTATCCGGTTATTTTAAAGGCAATTACCAGTGAGGATGGCATGACTGCAGATTG GTATTATTTTGAACGCAAGTTCCTGGCCGATGTGTCGAATAGGATCTGCAACAATGTGCGAGGCGTTAACCGTGTTTGCCTAGAGATAACATCGAAGCCACCAGCGACAGTGGAGTGGGAATAG